atttgtattaattacaTTCAGACtgactagaaaaaaaataaaatacttttatttcagCTTGAGTCGAACGTCTACATAAAAGTATTGGTTGATGTCTTTAGCTGCTTACAATCTACTGCATGATTTGTGCCATTAATTTTGTACATTAGTATCTTATAAAGTACATGGTTCAGGAAACATCTGTTGGGGCGTCTCATTATGTAACTACTCATGTATCAGTAGTGATTGTCAAGCCCATTAAACATGTATGTTAAGCATCTTTATAGTAtggtattaattaattaaaaaaaaaaaaaattgctgaattgCATATATAATCTAAACCAACAAGGAGCTAGGCCTGGATTAGATCTAAAAAACCAGCCACTATGACACTACAGACATGATATTAAATGGCCCTATTCATCGCTATGGCTACTGTGACAGGTGCAATTGGATTAACTCATGTCATAGAAGTAGGAAGCTTTTCTCATTCCTGAGGAAACAAATACTATATgagtctttaaataaaagacatttaatgaaaattaaatatctaataaaaaaatgaaaataaaaaagtgtttaagGTATTGTACCCAATAATGGCTTTTCTtccatttgaagaaaaaaaaaagttctgttctAGCTTGAGAAGGTGGAATAACAaattaatattgcagtttatgCAACATTATCCAGTCAGTCGTTTGATAGGAATACAAAATTGCTTGCAAGTCAATTGTTTTGTCAGTTTTCAGTTTTCCTCTAACATGTAGGTAGTTCCTCTTTCCATGGTTTTTGTGAAGGTATATTAATTTGTCACGTATCTTCTAAATTAGTTCTCTGTCCTCTCAGATACAGCATACTAAGTGACATTACCTTCCATTGGGTGACTCAGTAATCCAAATGAATATTACATAATCTAAAATGGATCTTCATTCTTGGATGGAGGGGTGAACAATAGCCCTTTGGTAGTCCTCAGGAGCAGGGATGTGTTCGGGTAAATCGTATCCTCTAATGACAGGACCAGTGCTATGTTGCTGAGCAATGTAATACAGTTGTTTTGCAAACATGGGTTCCACCTAGCAGAAAGAAAAAACGTACATTTAAACTCATGTTTTAGGTAAATTGTTTATTCCTTATTTCCACTACTTGGTAAGCCAGTTATTAGTGATTAAAAAGTACAGTTCATCATAGAGGCCCCAATGTAACCAGCAGGCATGAAAACCAAACGTAAAGCACTACAAATCATTGTAGTgtggttctttattattattattagttaatatTACAATGTAGGGTATGAATTACAGTCTAAAATGTACCgcattccttcgaatttaagaccccctcaaatttaagatgcagcccaaatttatcaccctcaatttgaggacaaaataaaacatcaaataaatatacattttcaaagatacaacctcagttgaATATGATTTGATAGATTTGAACAAACTATGCTTTAAAGTAAATTTAGATGTAACCTACATGAGCTGTGATCAGCTTCCTCTGTCTCTGTGGATCAGGAAACTCATCACCGAAACACAAGACGATCTGGAACCGTGGCATTGAGCGCCCATGATGGACATAGCCTTGGAGTTCTGAAGGAAcaataggaaaagtaaaaataaaatactgagacCTACTAATAATCATGTTAGTCTAGGAGACTCATTGTCAACTGGGGAATGGGGCTGATAAAGATGAGATTGCATCTGTGTTGGGGAATCCGGCTAGAATCTTACTTAGGAACATACTACAGTACGCCCGTTAAggttttattgcatttaaatgtagAAGGTGTTTCTAAGTGTTTAAGTATCTTAGCCAATGAACatgtcttttgtaaaaaaaaaataaaaaagctataaCCTCTCACTAAAAATGTAAAGGCCAATAATTGAATTGTCCCAGAGGCTGAATTATCCTCACACCTCCTTAAAGATTAGTGATCCCTCCAGGTCACAGTGTGTGGAGGTGCATTGAAGCAGCTGTTTCCATGGTTTCCCACTTAGCAGTTTTAAGGCCCAATATTCAGCAGAATTTAGGAAAAGGACAGCATGCAGGTGATTTGATTTTCAAAAGTATAAGTAAATGCATAGACCCTAGCATACCTGTCAGAAACTGCTGTGTGTCGAATAGCTTGCAGGTCTGTTCCTTTTCTAGTTTGTTAGGCCTGTCGCTGTATGGTGAAAGAGGCCCTTCCCAATAGATCCGGCTCTGGCACAGTCTTTTGGCATAGAGCCCATCGGGGGTCATCCACAGCAGCACCCCCCTCTCCAGATGGTTTGGTAGCTTCTCCATGCCTTTCCTCTGGGAAGTTGGAAAGGGGAAGGGGAAAATGACCTGGTCCATGCCGCTGTAGCTGTAGATTTTGTCATCTATGCTTGGGTTTGAAGATATCCTACAGCCTTCCAGACTTGTTGTTGTCACTTCTCTAACCAGGGTTTCTCGGTAGTATAAGCAAATGTTTAGGCGGCAATctagaacaaaagaacaaaaaagagcATATCAGTATCTGTCTCCAAAATCGGCACCCTAAGCAAAAAATTATACTGCTACGCAGCTTATTCTAACTAACCTGTCTGCTGTACAGCTGGCCACAGACTGTTCATTTCATACCTCCAGATAAGAAATTTGTTTCTGGGTCAAACTAAgaacattacaattaaaactaTGAGTCTGTCTGCACTCTGCATTCAAATAACTGGAATAAAATTGCTAACAATATTTCAATGTGTGTAAAATTAGTATTGGAACTCCCTTGAAGTCCTTACTACTAATACAACATTCAATCACTGGCATGGCACTGTAAGCTATGTACAGAATAATTCCCACATAAGTACATTagttaccagtttcttttgacttaaatcctattttaaaatcagtataACATTAATCTAAATGTGGTTGTTAATGCACATGTATTATGAGAAACACAATTGGCATTGTGTGCTGTGTACTGTATAAATTCTACTTAGAACTAAATTAATGGACCCTAATAACACAACTTTAAATGACTTTCCCtttcataaaaatgaaaacaaacagatttgtACCAGTAACAAAAACCAGCACTCCACATCGGCTACATTAGCCACACCATGTGtgaattacctatatggtaacagggtcctgggagacagtcaacatggttttaggaaagggagatcgtgtctaactaacttgcttgatttttttgaggaagcaacatcgataatgaataattgcaaagcatatgacatggtttatttagatttccagaaagcttttgacaaagtcccgcacaaaagattaattctcaaactgaaagcagttgggattcaaggaaacgcatgtacatggattagggagtggttaacatgtagaaaacataaagtactgattagaggaaaaacttcAGAaaggagtgtggtaaccagtggtgtaccacagggatcagtattaggtcatctgctattcctaatctacattaatgatttagattctggtatagtaagcaaacttgttaaatttccagacaacacaaaaataggaggagtggcaaacactgttgcagcagcaaaggtcattcaaaatgatctagacaagattcaaaactgggcagacacatggcaaatgacatttaatagagaaaagtgtaaggtactgcacgcaggaaataaaaatgtacattataaatatcatatgggagatactgaaattggagaaggaatctatgaaaaagacctaggagtttttgttgactcagaaatgtcttcatctagacaatgtggggaagctataaaaaaggctaacaagatgctcggatacattgtgaaaagtgttgaatttaaatcaagggaagtaatgttaaaactgtacaatgcactagtaagacctcatcttgaatattgtgttcagttctggtcacctcgctataaaaaagatattgctggtctagaaagagtgcaaaaaagagtgaccaaaattattccgggcttaaaaggcatgtcatatgcagacaagctaaaagaattgaatctgttcagtcttgaataaagaagactacgcggcgacctaattcaagcattcaaaattctaaaaggtattgacaatgtcaacccaagggacttttttgacctgaaaaaagaaacaaggaccaggggtcacaaatggagattagacaaaggggcattcagaacagaaaataggagtcacttttttacacagagaattgtgagggtctggaatcaactacccagtaatgttgttgaaccacacaccctgggatccttcaagaagctgcttgatgagattctgggatcaataagctactaacaaccaaacgagcaagatgggccggatggcttcctctcgtttgtaaactttcttatgttcttatgttctaatactcCACAAGCAAGTCTTTAACATTTTGTGCATAGAACCTATTATTTCATTTTCTAGAAAATTCTGCAAAAATAATTTATGTGTGCTTACCTGTAAGTGCAAAAGCTTCTGCAGACCTCATGGTAGATTCTAGTGAAAGACCCTGAGGTTGTGAGTCAGTAGGTGAACAAAAAAATGATCCTGTTAGTTGGTAACCTGCTACAGAAGAAAATgggaacatttacaaacaataaataataattccatATTTTTGTGAAAAGACATTTATTTGCTGTGCTAATGAGGTTCACTTCCATTTCAATGCAGCTCTCACATGTGACGTTTTGAAAGCGCACTTCCTCTGTTCTTCAGGTAAAAGCATGCCATTGGTTGGTTGCATGTCAATAATACAGGAACCAGctagttggttaatgacaggaaataaggtgttgaaggggtggggacaattttccTGTAcaagtgaaatgacctaggaagtacacGACTGCCTGAAAGTAAAGTTACCGTATTGCTTTGAATTAATGctgctgtgtttatttgattaaaaacagCTGCAGCGCTTATTCAAGGGTGACGGTAATTATTAGTACTATGGTTTTCAAAAGGCgcaattttttattgcatttttttgtggTATTTGAGGGAGGCATATATAGAAGTTTATTTCTGTTGATAAATGGCAAAGAAGTCCTAcaactttaaactgaaagctgtttagcttgcagatcagatcagtgttAGACTAGGTGAGGACACATACCAGTGTAACTTGGAGAGGGAAATAATAACAAGAGAGAAATGTCAATTTAACACAGAGGAGGtaggtttattttccctttcttttcttactGCAGTTTCTAAGCGTCGTAGGGCTGAACTCATTAATATATGATGCGTTTCtttctcttcaaccagcaagacaaCTAAACACTCACTGCCTCCAACACTAGCTTCCCCATTGACACTCCAAAACACCACAGCCCCCAATCACTGAACTTCCTGTCTTGATCAGGATTCTGCAGCATCACTTATTAGCCAAAATACTGTgcatacaaccaaaacagaaatgcatttaataaaattaaataataattaaacagctcCTGTATTACActaaaatgcattacttttcttGCTAATttctaaatatacatttattttagtgctaCGGTATTTACTGATACACCAGTATCAGTTCGGGTTGCATAAACTTTACAATAAGATACCGGtattttattcaagtttattcagATTACTTcgatttgtaatgttttgccatactgtgttttttatgcatttattaagccgcatttatttgagctggggtaggggaaaaaaaatgacatgtttcaTTACTGAGAGTGGCCgtaattcaaaggaatatggtatttCTTAAATTAGTATGGTAACAGATATTTTTTATATGGAAATGCATGtttgcaataaaatgtttttcaatcctGCACATGTGACACATCAACCTGTAAACTTAAAACTTAAATCACTAACACACCACAGTTGATAATACAggacttttaaaaatacaaacaatttaaataatggTTTAGCTTTataatggtttttgttttagatgTAATGATATTGTATACAGATATGGATGATTCATTCTATTAAATGTAACCTCCAACAGCAGTAAAATGAAGAAGAGAAAATTTGACGTGTGCTTAAAACTAAAAGATCATGCAAAAAGccccttttttaaaaagttttacatCTTGACAGTCCCTGGCACACATGAGTCACCTATAGGGTTACCACCTGCATGTTATCAGCACTGGTTCCTCATCTATTTAGTATATGGGCCTACAAAATGAGCATATCATCAAGGACAACAGGTTTACCAAGACTCAATACTGGCCTTTCATTACACAGCAGGAACGGTTACTTATTAAAGAATTAATTTCAGTTTTGGAGAACTAGCTTAAATTAATAGTATGTCACAAAAAGCCTTCTAGTTAGTAATTTGCTGCTGCTGtacacaaaataaagattttattttagttttttttttcacttgtccGTGTTCTCCAGAAAACAGGTGtgcattttaaatgaagtatTTTTCTCCAGCTGGTAAAATTGGCTTTTTGTTGTTTCATATTATATTATCAATATTCATCACACACAAATGTTATAAAGAAGGTGTTCAGCAGTTACCATTTTCGCAAGCACCCCCTTGCCAGGGATGGTTTCGTGCAGGATATGGGCATGGGCTGTAAGGCATTTCAGAGTGAGGCTGCTCATACTCCCTCCAGTTCCGCTCATGAGGCACCATGTAGTTCGATACCTGTAAGAGACCAAGTCAAGCTAGCTTAGATCAAGCTACTGCACACAGACTAAGAGATGGATTCAATGAACTAAAATCCTACAGTATGACTATTTCCTTGTTTTATGGCAATATCCAATCAAGTCTGCAAGTTGTACACGATTGTTAATTTCAACTGCATGTTATAGTATATAGAGACCCttactatttttaaatcatttctcACAATAGTTATTATCTTATCTACTCGTGACAGGGGCAAGCCGTTTCAAGAAAGGGGGGAGAGCTTGTGTCTCTGTGGCTCAAAAAAATGGGTTTTATAATTAGGGGAATGTTAACAATAAGACTGTAGACTATATCACAGACTATTTGTCATCTTAAAATGGTTACACTGGTTTGACAGATACATATAATAAAGTAACATATAGCACTGTATTCTGTATGAGCGACTATCCATAGTACAGCTACAAGGTGGTAGCATCAATAGCTGTACTAAGTTTAGTAGCACATACACAATACAACAgcttatttaacatgttttatttatttttatcttatcTTTGACTTCCTTTGGTTCCACAAATCTATATGGATACAAACAATTATAAATAGTGTTTCCAGTATATAACTTTCAATGCTGCTAATAATAGAAAAATGTCCCACTCATAAGTACAACTTTAGCTCTAGGATACCTTTGGTGTAAGAGCGTCAGTGACAACACATAGGGTGACTGGAAAATGAGTAACTTATGTTTCAGTcattgaaataaatgtaaatgctTCAACAAAATGAAGAGTAATGTTGCACACCAGATGCTGAAAGAATAATGTGCAGCATATGGTAAGGTTGGTGAGAGAGGTATTATTTTGAAAGCAATACTAGCAGTGTTTATTACAGTAGAGGCCTAGGCAAGATTAATTAACAGTGTATAAGGCTTACTATACCTAGTCACGGAGCAGTACTACATGTAAAGAATCTATTATATGGGTAACGACATGCTAGTTAAAAAACATTACTAACTGTAAGAatacccaaaacaaacaaaaaaatacatttattttatgacCACATGTGCATTGTAATAGCATTTTAACCTCAAATTAGTACATTTAATATGAATTTGCCAGTGCTTCAAGTGCCTATTCACGATGGCATTTACCACAAATGTACAAAGCTTCTACTAATAACAAAGTGACCATCTGCAGAGAAAGCTGCCTACTGATTAACACTCGTGGGTTACCTGAGTTTGCAGGGGAGGATATGAAGGGTGCATAGTGTAGCCAAGAGAGTTCATATGTACCGACTGCTCATCCATGCTAATTTGTTTGGCTCCTGctttgataattaaaataaatgacaattaaTACACTCATATTAAAAGCATTAATTCAAATACACTTTTACAGTGCTTAAGCATCTTATTGTGCACAATACAGGATGATAACACAGTTTGGAGATACACACTGGGTCAGATTTACATAGAGTTAAATAGAGCTTATTCAAGTTTAATGTAGGAAGAATTGAATTGAGGACTGAAAACATGGCTAGTTTTGTAGTGttgattaattttctttttatgaacaaTTTACTAATTTCCTtgcatcacaaaacaaaatgtatattactttaaataaatcaGCATACTATATAGCTACATTGAATGTTTAATGATCTGCAACAACATAAAATCAAGTTGTGGTAAAGAATAGTAgaagtatattaaaaacatgttaaatggcAGATTTGTCAAAGTTTAAGGTATATatggtaaagcattaaaaaaacaaaaacatggttaATCTTAATAAAGCATGGCAAAATTACagtgaaaatgtgtatgcatggCAAACTATTATTATTTCTACTATATGTAAAATTTTGCTAATTCTGTGACCTCattaatgtttctatttttttcagaaaactggGGAAAACTTTGCCTTGGAATAAGTGCATAGTGAAACAGATCAACCCAAAGGTACTTTAGCTTAAACCCTAATGTTGGGCCTGAGGGTGAAACATCTACAACCACCACAGGATTTAGtttgcaacaataaaaaaatggacTTGCCTTTCTTTGAACTTTCTGGTATTATTCTATACACTTTATACGGATCTGAAATGTCCAACTGACTTCTTTCCACCATTTCCTCAAAGTCATTGCTCTTGTTCAAGGCACATCGTAATCTTGTTTTCCACGTAGGGGGATCTTGTTTATCAATCCCTTCCCTGTATTTCCCTTTGAAAAGTGCCCATCCCTAAAACAAAAGGGGTGTCATTTGTATAACACGGATTCATTATATATTCTGACACTTTGAGGAAGTTTCATAGATAACTTTAAAATAACTACCTTTATTATGgtgtaaaaatattttgttaaagatACTCATCAACTGCATAAATTTACATGCTTAATTATTCTTATACTGCTTTACTGTTTTGACTACATcacacatttcagaaaaaaacaaaaaggacatttAAGTTTTAAATGTCATACTATCTACTTTATGGTACTATGCAATGTTAcgtttgttaattttttataatatatatatctatatatatatggtacacaaacatatatatatatatattatatatatatattatatatatatagcatatatatatatatatatatatatatacacacacacacacacacacacacagcatcagaAAGCATAATGCATTCATTCTGAGCAGAAAGTGTACAATTCATATACAGCATGTGCCCTTTAGATAATAAAGTTACATGCAACACTATTAACCATTGTGGAAGAGAACAATCAGACAAAACAGGGAGAAACATAAAGATGTTTAGTAGAAGACAATAATATGATGCTGAAGGCCAGACAGCTACAGGTGAATactgaagtattattattattattattataattattattgctgttattattgtTACATACTTTTTGTAATCAAtcataaaattatgtttttaaaacaatatttaataaaaataattaaaacagaatatttaagtatttacaaaaaatatatacatctataATAAATTAGTTGGTTCCTAATAGTAGACATTTCAAACTTTGAGGTCAAAATCATATAATAAAGAACCTGCAGTTTCAACAAACCTTTTGGTTAATTCATTAAGTAATCTAAACTTTATGTTCATGCCACAGTATTTATACGGTTTGTTAGAAACGTCTATGCACAGCAATGTACTGATGTGGCCAAAATATAAAGTTGACAAAGCTTGCAGCGTCTCTGGCTCTACGTGTGTGCTGTAAAGAGTACAACAGTGATCTGCTGTGGACCGATAAACAAACCTCTCATAACGCTTTAAATACCTTAAAGAGAGCTGCGTCTTCGTCCCTGTTGTAGTCTTGTTTGCCAGCATGCTTCCATGGAATCCTGAAAATGGTTTTGTCATCACTCTCCCAAACCAATCCTGGGTACTTCCCGCTGTCAATCTGTTCAATCAGCCACTGCCTAAGTTTCCCATTGCCACAACTGACTGACATGCTGCAGTCACTGTCTAAGTTCATCTCTGTCAAAATCCATGCATAGAACTTAGAAAGGGTACCATATGAAATATGTGAAGAAACATGATTCTCTATAGCAGATTAGGaatgaacatttgaaaaataagaatGCCTTTTTTATACTTAGAAAATTGGACCCCTCTAATAAAtgcacaaatatatttatttagggTTATTTATCTAAATTTCAcactttacaaattaaattttttttctagcctttctttaataaaatgcaaGTAAATCCAAACTAAAAGTCCAGCTACagtatgttaatgttaatgtttttattgcaaaactaagctccatgctgcaaaaacacattttcaaattaacctagaattaaaaacaaatgcttgaAATATTGAAAAGGTCCAGCTAAATGATTTGCCTTGTATTTCTGATTGATATATGCTATTACTTCTGGCATTATCTTATTAACTGTACTTCAtcaagtttttaaatttgctgtgACTGTTGTCTTACCTCTTAGATATGCCCTTTGTGAATTCTGAAATCGATCAGATTTCTTAATCAACACAAAACTAAGAAAGGGGAACTTTATACTTAAATAGACTCCAGCATCTAATGGGCGTTGCAGGTGGGCGGGACTTTCTTGAAATTACCGCAGGCAGTTAGGAGAAGTTTGCCTAGGTGCAATACTCAGTAAACATATGAGGTCTGAATTATGTGCTAGATTAATTCTATGAAATGAATGTAGAGCGATAAAAGTCCATCAGCACATGGTAACACATAGCATGGGAAATCCCTCACAGCAAACAAATGGCTGGCTAAACATCAAAATGACAAATTCATCAAATTTACTTTTAATGAACTAAAGATACAGCTTTGAAATAAGCTACTGCGAAGCTCTGTCCATTTTAGCTTGCAGCAAGTATACCAGCAGCATCCATCTATTTATAAATGCATACTTGATCATTTACTTCCGTTAAGGTCACGTCTATTTTTGAAATTCACactttttaatttctgttcaaGTGCATGGTATAACTAGATACAATTATTCAGAACAGGCAAAACAGGCACCGTATAACGTGAGTGTATTGCCTATAGGGTGCACCAAGGGTATTTGAAATGTAGTTTAAATATAGAAAGTGCACGTGAAGAGATACAAGTATGTAGtcatttataacaaaaacaatacattaagaattaattttaaaaaatattaattttaaagtttGCCATGTGCTATGCGATGACTaggaatatttttaaaatgtttgtatactATATGGTTTGTTGCCACCTtctggcaaaccagagtaaataAACTATGAATACACGTGTGCCTAATGTTAGCAGTATAGAATGAGAGTATTTTGTTAcaattttgacaaaaataacttCAAGTACTTActagaactttttggtctaaaaaAGGTATTCAGATGTAAAGCTTATAATTGAATATCTTTATAAAAACTATAAAGtggaaatgtgtcattttaaaatacaacagtATGACGAAAATACAGCTACAGTATAGATAACGAAACATGCAGTTCAGTTTCTGTCAAGCTTATATTCTTCTCAGTGTGTAAAACATACGTTTGTGTCTTGTGTTTGGAAACATTTATCTTAATacgtataataaagcatagttaaaCTACGATTAAAACAGAACCTAAGCAGAAATCAAACTACGTGGATTACAGGTAATGGAAACAGGTGTAACCTGATAAATTTACTATCGTACAATAATATGAACATTTTCCACCAACCTACCACAGGAGCGCGCTAGGCTTTGTTTCACAATCAGAACAAAACAGGAACATGTTGTTGGGGTGTTATTTGTTTTGCTATCAAGCTGTCATTGTTCGTCATGTACATATATCAAAACAAAGACTCGATCAGCGGGTTCAGAAGAacatatacatacattcataATCAATCGACtggttttattttggaaattgaTCTGCATCACTATCACCATCGGTATCTCAGTGCAGTATGACTGCAGCAGCTCGCCACATTGTCGTAGCACTTTCTTACGATGCTAGTTTTACCTTTTTACAGTTATGTAATACGTTACCTTGATTCCATGACTCATGTCATATAAGcagcatttctgtgttttttttttttttttttttttttgctgtgttttaaatacTCTCAATACAccttattttaaattaagactgGCGAGGTCAGGATAATATAAATTATCAAAATCCAGTGTCAAATGAATCTGCTACACCGGTATCTAATTTTAGTATAGGCGTGTTTCAAATCACAATTTTGACAGCTTACTCTGTAAAACCACAACTTTGCATTTTTTAACGATCTATATCTTCTTCAAATCTTCGCTGAACTAACAGCCCGGTTTTTCTAAATAATCCGGTTGCGGTTGTAACCTTTAAATAGACTATGCCATTTTTATAGGAACATTACTGTAGGCTACAAAAGTTTCACGAAATTTTCGATATaccctaaataaaaataaaaacggttTCTGTACATTTTCTGTACAAGCTATTGCAGCTGgtcataatattaaataatgacaacggtactacaaaaaatattttgccaTGGTTTAAACCTGATAGAGCATGTCAGCGAGCACCTAATAAACATGATGATGTGAATGGTTGCCAAATTGACTCATCAGTATAGTATATGAACGTATGGATTTTGTATATGGTAAATTAGCtgtcatctttttatttattaatttatttttatattacccTGAAAATCTGTTAATGAACTATATACACGAATAACTGTAAATAACTGTGTGTATCAAACACCGCTAAAATGG
This Polyodon spathula isolate WHYD16114869_AA chromosome 3, ASM1765450v1, whole genome shotgun sequence DNA region includes the following protein-coding sequences:
- the LOC121313111 gene encoding interferon regulatory factor 4-like — protein: MNLDSDCSMSVSCGNGKLRQWLIEQIDSGKYPGLVWESDDKTIFRIPWKHAGKQDYNRDEDAALFKGWALFKGKYREGIDKQDPPTWKTRLRCALNKSNDFEEMVERSQLDISDPYKVYRIIPESSKKGAKQISMDEQSVHMNSLGYTMHPSYPPLQTQVSNYMVPHERNWREYEQPHSEMPYSPCPYPARNHPWQGGACENAGYQLTGSFFCSPTDSQPQGLSLESTMRSAEAFALTDCRLNICLYYRETLVREVTTTSLEGCRISSNPSIDDKIYSYSGMDQVIFPFPFPTSQRKGMEKLPNHLERGVLLWMTPDGLYAKRLCQSRIYWEGPLSPYSDRPNKLEKEQTCKLFDTQQFLTELQGYVHHGRSMPRFQIVLCFGDEFPDPQRQRKLITAHVEPMFAKQLYYIAQQHSTGPVIRGYDLPEHIPAPEDYQRAIVHPSIQE